AGCGCTTCTATCATTGCTCTCGCAAAAGACAGTTTTGGAGAGAACTCGAACGGCCTATTCCTCGTTCCTTATCCTCTCTACCTTCTATGGGCTCAATAATCCTGTTGTTGGGCCGCTTGTTGGGCTCAAAATGGACCAATCTTTTTCGTGCTAGCTGGGCAATTTGCTACGGATCTCGAACAGGGCGATGACGTTTCGAGAAATCAAATACAGGGTGAGTCAGAGGTTTCGGTTAGGTAGCCGAATTGTTCTGGAATTTTTAGATCATTCAAGATATGTCGAGATATGTTAGTGTGCTTTAAAAACGTAATGTTTGAGGAGAGTCGagttattctatttttattttgcattaataTAGCATTTCAATCATATTTGGCATTaaaattgattcaatttaGCAAGATAAACGCGAATTGAGAAGTGGTTTCCTTATGTCAAAGGTTGAAACGTCAACGCCCGTTGTGCAACCCTTGCTATTCTATCTTCCGCTTGGATCTTTCTTGCTACCAGACGAACTCTACAATCGGCCATTTTCTCTGGCACTTCCTGCTGATACGCACACGAATTATTGGGCACGTTCTCCAGGGTTCACGTGCAGTTGCTGCTAAAATGTAGTACAGCAGCTTGCATTAGTCGCTAAAGGAAGAAAACTACATGGTAAGTACTGTTTAACGCATCAAAATCACCGCAAACGCGCTGTGCGTGGGATTTAATTTTCCCTCAGCAGATTGTGACGCTCACGGTGTGTGCGACGCCTTAACCTCAAAGGGGTTGTTACTGTAAAATGCCATCTTTCGACCATCTTTGCAGGAGAATCTTTTCGTTCAGAACGAAGCACGTTAGACAGATTTGTGAAGAGCGTTGTATTTTGGGATTAAAAAGCGCGCCTACCCGCTGACGTTTTAACGCCGAGATGTATCTGTACAACTTCATCTTGCAACGTGCCACCGGCATCACGCATGCCGTGCACGGAAGCTTTGCCGGCACCAAGTTGCAGGAAATTTTACTTGCCAAGGGCAAAGGTTTGGAACTGGTACGTCCGGATCCGAACACGGGCAAGGTTCATACGTTGCTGCAGACGGAAGTGTTCGGCGTCGTACGCTCGCTGATGTCCTTCCGACTTACGGGCGGGTCGAAAGGTAGGTTAGCTtccgttttttggtttttgttttgcaaagctATAGTGGCCTACACTTTTCATGTAGTTGTCGATAGCCGACTACGCATTTTCAATTTACACAATGTGCAATTGATACTGGTTTGGATGTCACGATGGATTTTGTCAGTACGAAAGTGAGGTTATGGTGTGCATCAATCCATAGAAAACATGTACGGCGTTTCTTGCTTCGGGTACACTTTTGCTGTCCTAACCGGTCAGGGGAGTAGTGTGCAAGAAAACTCATGTAACGCCCATAGCAAGCAAAATATGGACGCAAGTCGCTTTTGAGGAAGTGTTGAAATCATGCCTTGAATTGAAGCTTGCGCTTACACCACCTTCGCCTTGTAACGggctttatttattgaaacaaaTACGGCCGATCGATTAGTGAGCTTTTCGttatctgtattttttttctctcttttacaGATTATGCCGTGATTGGTTCGGATTCGGGACGCATTGTGATACTGGAATACAACCCGGCAAAGAATCAGCTCGAAAAGGTTCACCAGGAAACGTTCGGCAAATCAGGATGTCGGCGCATCGTACCCGGCCAATATTTGGCCATCGATCCCAAAGGCCGTGCCGTCATGATTGGGGCAGTCGAAAAGCAAAAGTTGGTTTACATCTTGAATCGCGATTCCGAAGCCCGGCTTACCATTTCGTCCCCATTGGAGGCGCACAAATCCAACACTCTAACGTACCACATGGTGGGCGTCGATGTCGGCTTCGAGAATCCAATGTTTGCCTGCCTGGAGATCGATTACGAGGAGGCCGATACGGATACAACGGGTGAAGCGGCCACCAAGACGCAGCAAACGCTCACCTTCTACGAGCTCGATCTCGGACTGAACCACGTGGTGCGCAAGTACTCGGAACCGCTCGAAGAACACGCAAACTTTCTGATATCCGTACCCGGCGGAAACGACGGTCCGTCCGGTGTGTTGATCTGCTCGGAGAACTATTTGACGTACAAAAATTTGGGCGATCAGCACGACATCCGCTGTCCGATTCCGCGTCGCCGCAACGATCTGGACGATCCCGAGCGCGGCATGATATTCATCTGCTCGGCCACACATCGCACCAAATCGATGTACTTCTTCCTGGTGCAAACGGAGCAGGGCGATATCTTCAAAGTGACGCTCGAAACCGACGATGACGTGGTGTCGGAGATAAAGCTCAAGTACTTCGACACGGTACCACCAGCGACGGCCATGTGCGTGCTCAAGACCGGTTTCCTGTTTGTGGCTTGCGAATTCGGCAATCACTATCTGTACCAGATCGCGCATCtgggcgatgatgatgatgaaccggAATTCAGTTCTGCGATGCCGCTAGAGGAGGGCGATACGTTCTTCTTCGCACCGAGACAGTTGAAGAATTTGGTCATGGTGGACGACATTCCATCATACGCACCGATCCTCGGATGTCAGGTGGGGGATCTTGCGAACGAGGATACGCCGCAGCTGTATTTGGCGTGCGGTCGGGGACCACGTTCCTCGATCCGGGTGCTGAGACATGGTCTGGAGGTGTCGGAAATGGCCGTATCGGAGCTGCCCGGTAACCCGAATGCTGTGTGGACCGTCAAGAAGAGAATCGATGGTAAGTGAATCACTGTTTATATTTGTCATTTTTGAATGGGATGCAGATGGACATGATTTGCGTTAACGATCATAAAGAAAGTAAATTATTGATTCCTCTTTTTGGTGTTGTAATGGACGTAGTGTCCCAAACGGATTTCATGTCTAACTGTAATCGTTAAAACTTAGCAAATAAGTACAATGAGAACTTtgataataattgtaaaaGCTGGTGTTCGTCGATAAGTTTGATACGATTAACCTAAAGGCGACATCGCAATAGTGGAATACATACGGTTGTTAGACCGTTCTGTCGGAATCTTCCATTAAGCCCCTTTCGTCAGCCTTTAGGATAGTTGTACACATTCCCAAACATGAGTAGAAATTGCAATCACAAACACCAGTTTTCCTCTCATTTGCAGGCATTGTGTGAGAGAAGTGTGTTGGAAATGTGATCCTAtggtacacacacacttttaaaAGACCGTTGGGCCAGTAGGTAAGAAAAGCGATACATTTATGATAGGAACGAACTACTTTACTACCCGTTGCTTGAAAGTAGCAGCGCGAACAGTTAGGCAACATTTCCTTATATTAGCACGAGCTAATCGAACCGTGCCAAATGACAATTGCGTTTAAGGATCTCTGGTggattgttgtgttgttttgctttctttcttgcaGACGAATTCGATGCATATATCATCGTATCGTTCGTAAATGCAACGCTTGTGCTGAGCATTGGTGATACGGTCGAGGAAGTGACGGACAGTGGCTTCCTCGGTACGACGCCGACCCTTTGCTGCAGTGCGCTCGGCGATGATGCACTGGTGCAGGTCTACCCAGACGGTATTCGCCACATTCGGGCGGACAAACGCGTGAACGAATGGAAAGCACCGGGCAAGAAGACCATCATGAAGTGTGCGGTCAATCAGCGCCAGGTGGTAATTGCACTTTCCGGTGGCGAGCTTGTGTACTTCGAAATGGACCCGGTAAGTGAAGTTTCTCTGGCACAATAGAGTGACGGTTCTTGCGTTCCCTTCTctgatttttattcaataagaacggccaggccgtattgcttccCCTTCTCTGATGATCTTATTGAAACTGAATCGTTTTGAAGAACGAACTTCAATAAACAATGTGTTCTGCAGttctgatttgtttttatacaaCATGATGAATATCATCAAGTACATTTATTTGCGTTATTAATCGTAAACGTTCTTCTATTCGCCTACTTCTAGACTGGTCAATTGAACGAGTATACGGAGCGCAAGAAAATGCCCAGCGAAGTAATGTGCATGGCGCTGGGATCGGTGCCCAGTGGTGAACAACGGTCATGGTTTTTAGCCGTCGGTTTGGCCGACAACACTGTGCGCATTATATCATTGGATCCAACGGATTGCTTATCGCCACGTTCTATGCAGGCTCTACCCTCAGCAGCTGAATCACTGTGCATCGTCGAGATGGGCACTGTCGAGTCGTCCGAGGATGACGGTGTCACCACCACGACTGGATGCATTTATCTAAACATTGGTCTGACGAACGGAGTGTTGTTGCGCACGGTACTGGATCCGGTTTCGGGCGATCTGGCCGACACGCGAACACGTTACCTTGGCTCACGGCCGGTCAAGCTGTTCCGCATTCAGATGCAGGGTGCGGAAGCGGTCCTTGCAATGTCGAGTCGTTCCTGGCTGAGCTATTACTATCAGAACCGTTTCCATCTGACGCCTTTGTCGTACGAAACGCTCGAGTATGCGTCCGGATTCTCCAGCGAACAGTGCTCGGAAGGTATTGTGGCCATCTCGACGAACACGTTGCGAATTCTCGCGCTCGAGAAGTTGGGAGCCGTTTTCAATCAGATAACCTTCCCGCTGGAGTACACCCCGAAACGGTTCGCCATTCATCACGAGACGGGCAAGCTGATCATTAGCGAAACGGACCACAACGCGTACACGGAGGAAACGAAAACCATCCGCAAAAAGCAGATGGCGGACGAAATGCGTGAAGCGGCCGGCGAAGATGAGCAGGAGCTGGCAAACGAAATGGCGGACGCCTTCATCAATGAAGTGTTGCCAGAAGATGTGTTCTCCTCGCCGAAGGCCGGCACTGGAATGTGGGCATCCCAGATTCGCGTGATGGATCCGATCAACGGTCATACGTACTCGAAGGTGCAGCTGGCCCAGAACGAGGCGGTACTTTCATTGGCATTGGTGCGCTTTGCCGTTGACCAGAAGTGGTACGTGGTGGCCGGTGTGGCCAAAGATTTGCAGATAAATCCCAAAATCAGCGGCGGCGGTTTCATCGATGTGTACAAGGTGGATAGCCAGACGCACCAGCTCGAGCACATGCATCGGACAGAGATTGATGATGCGCCGGGTGCGCTCTGTCCGTTCCAGGGACGACTGCTGGCCGGTATCGGAAAGGTGTTACGTATCTACGACCTGGGCAAGAAGAAGCTACTGCGTAAATGCGAGAACAAACACATTCCCAACCAGATCATTAACATTCAGGGCATGGGACAGCGTGTGTACGTTTCGGACGTGCAGGAATCGGTGTACTGCATCAAGTACAAACGGGCCGAGAACCAGCTCATTATCTTTGCCGATGATACACACCCACGGTGGATCACATCGGCCACCCTGCTCGATTACGACACGATCGCCACCGGTGATAAGTTCGGTAACATCTCTATTTTGCGTCTACCACATTCAGTATCGGACGACGTGGACGAAGATCCAACCGGCAACAAAGCGCTGTGGGATCGTGGCCTGTTGAATGGTGCATCACAGAAGGCGGAAAACATTTGTACCTTCCACCTGGGAGAAATCGTGATGTCGCTCCAGAAGGCAACACTTATCCCCGGTGGTTCGGAATCGCTTATTTACGCTACCATGAGCGGTACCGTTGGTGCGCTGGTACCTTTCACGAGCCGTGAAGATTTCGATTTCTTCCAGCATCTGGAGATGCACATGAGAAACGAAAATC
This Anopheles marshallii chromosome 3, idAnoMarsDA_429_01, whole genome shotgun sequence DNA region includes the following protein-coding sequences:
- the LOC128711787 gene encoding splicing factor 3B subunit 3, coding for MYLYNFILQRATGITHAVHGSFAGTKLQEILLAKGKGLELVRPDPNTGKVHTLLQTEVFGVVRSLMSFRLTGGSKDYAVIGSDSGRIVILEYNPAKNQLEKVHQETFGKSGCRRIVPGQYLAIDPKGRAVMIGAVEKQKLVYILNRDSEARLTISSPLEAHKSNTLTYHMVGVDVGFENPMFACLEIDYEEADTDTTGEAATKTQQTLTFYELDLGLNHVVRKYSEPLEEHANFLISVPGGNDGPSGVLICSENYLTYKNLGDQHDIRCPIPRRRNDLDDPERGMIFICSATHRTKSMYFFLVQTEQGDIFKVTLETDDDVVSEIKLKYFDTVPPATAMCVLKTGFLFVACEFGNHYLYQIAHLGDDDDEPEFSSAMPLEEGDTFFFAPRQLKNLVMVDDIPSYAPILGCQVGDLANEDTPQLYLACGRGPRSSIRVLRHGLEVSEMAVSELPGNPNAVWTVKKRIDDEFDAYIIVSFVNATLVLSIGDTVEEVTDSGFLGTTPTLCCSALGDDALVQVYPDGIRHIRADKRVNEWKAPGKKTIMKCAVNQRQVVIALSGGELVYFEMDPTGQLNEYTERKKMPSEVMCMALGSVPSGEQRSWFLAVGLADNTVRIISLDPTDCLSPRSMQALPSAAESLCIVEMGTVESSEDDGVTTTTGCIYLNIGLTNGVLLRTVLDPVSGDLADTRTRYLGSRPVKLFRIQMQGAEAVLAMSSRSWLSYYYQNRFHLTPLSYETLEYASGFSSEQCSEGIVAISTNTLRILALEKLGAVFNQITFPLEYTPKRFAIHHETGKLIISETDHNAYTEETKTIRKKQMADEMREAAGEDEQELANEMADAFINEVLPEDVFSSPKAGTGMWASQIRVMDPINGHTYSKVQLAQNEAVLSLALVRFAVDQKWYVVAGVAKDLQINPKISGGGFIDVYKVDSQTHQLEHMHRTEIDDAPGALCPFQGRLLAGIGKVLRIYDLGKKKLLRKCENKHIPNQIINIQGMGQRVYVSDVQESVYCIKYKRAENQLIIFADDTHPRWITSATLLDYDTIATGDKFGNISILRLPHSVSDDVDEDPTGNKALWDRGLLNGASQKAENICTFHLGEIVMSLQKATLIPGGSESLIYATMSGTVGALVPFTSREDFDFFQHLEMHMRNENPPMCGRDHLSYRSYYYPVKNVMDGDLCEQFTSLDPAKQKSIASDLGRTPSEVAKKLEDIRTRYAF